Genomic window (Dictyoglomus thermophilum H-6-12):
AATATGAGGTAATAAGATATTTTTCCATTCCTGTTGTTTTAAGACCTCCTTATAGATTTGGGATACCTTTTTTGGATCTCAAAGCAATGAGAAAGATAGAGAGTATTCCTTTTGATATTATTCATGTGCATTCTCCCTTTTCTTCTGGTGTTTTAGGCCTTTATATTGCAAAGAAAAGAAAAATTCCAATTGTGGCTTCTTTTCACACAAAATATTATGATGATTTTAAAGAGGCAACAAAGTCAGATTTTATTGCAAGGCTTGGGGTAAAGATAATAGTAGAATTTTATAATAGAGTTGACGAGGTATGGACTGTAAATTCTGCTACAGCAGAAACTCTTAGAGACTATGGATTCAAAAAAGAGGTAAAAATAATTCCTAATGGCAGTGATTTTATTCCCCCTAGGAATATTGAAGAGTATAGAGAGAAAATAGAAAGACTTCATAATTTGTCAAAAGAAGAAGTGGTTATTCTTTTTGTGGGGCAAATGGTAAAGCAAAAAAATGTAGAGATGCTTTTAAGATCTTTAAAGGTCTTGAAGGACGAAAATATCTCTTTCAAGGCTATACTTATTGGAACAGGGAAAGATGAAGACTATTTCAAAAAGCTTGCTGAGGAGTTAAAAATAGAGGATAGAGTTATTTTTACAGGAAAGGTTCTTGATAGAGAACTATTAAAGGCATATTATGCTAGGGCTGATCTTTTAGCTTTTCCTTCTCTTTACGATACTTCTGCTCTTGTGGTAAAGGAAGCTGCCGCTTTAGGGTGTCCATCTCTTCTTATTAAGGGGTCAACGGTGGCTGAGGGCGAAGGGGTAATAGATGGTCTTAATGGATTTTTGTCAGAGGATGATTATATTAATTATGCTAAGAAGATGAAAGAGATATTGTCTCAAAGGGAGCTTTTGAAAAAAGTTGGAGAAAATGCAAGGGTAACTCTTTATAAGCATTGGGAAGAGATAGTGGATATAGTAGTGGAAAACTATAAAAGGTTGCTTGATAAATATAAAGGAAAACAATAATTTTTTCACTCTAACTAAAAAATGTCTTTCCCTTAATTTTAGAAATATTAAATGTACTTTGTATTCAATATTTTTATCCTTTAAATTTTCTTTAAAATATCACTTGTCAATTTTATTATTTTTTGCTATAAAAAAAGATGTAAAGTTTGTTTTTTATTGGAAGAGGATGTGAATTAAATATATCAGCATTAGTTATGATATTTGAGAAATAAAGCACAAAACAAAATTTTACGTAAAAAGAAAAATTAAAAAATTTTAAATTGGGGGTGGGACTAAAAAATGTTTTATAAAAATCGATCTTTGAAGGGGGGTAAATTATGTTTTCTAAAAAGTTATTGGTTACTATAGCTTTGGTATTGATTTTCTTGATTACTGTTGGGAGTGGAATTGATTTTCCAACAAGACCAGTACAGATAATTGTTCCTTGGTCTGCTGGTGGGGCAACAGACGTTCTTTTTAGAGCTATAGCCTCGGTATTTCCTAAATATGCCAATGGGCAGCCTTTGGTAGTGAATAATATTCCTGGTGGTGGAGCTGTTCCTGGTACCATGGAATTCCTAAGGGCAAAACCTGATGGATATACTCTTCTTTCCTTTGCTGCTCCTATTTTGATTAAATCTCATATGGATCCTGTGGAATTTAATGCTGATTCTTTTGAGCCGGTTATTCTTATTGTAAATGATCCTTGTTACATATTGGTTAGAAAAGATGCTCCATGGAAGGATTTAAAGGAATATGTGGAATATGCCAAACAAAATCCTGGAAAGATCACTATTGGTAATGGAGGGGCTGGAGGAGGAACTCATCTTGCTGCTCTTGCTTTTGAGAGTTTTGCTAAGATAAAGCTTACTCATGTACCTTTTGAGGGAGGAGGCCCTGCTGTTACTGCTCTTGTAGGGGGGCATATTAACTCCTATATGGGTGCTGCTCCGGAAGGACTTGCTAATGTAGATTCTGGTCAGCTTAGAATCTTAGGTATTTTTGGCTCTAAACGTCTTGAGAAGTATCCTGATGTTCCTACAGCAAAAGAGCAAGGATTTAATTTCCAATTTGGTATGTGGAGAGGAGTTGCAGTACAAAAGGGTACACCTAAGGAAATTGTCGACAGGTTACACACTATAT
Coding sequences:
- a CDS encoding glycosyltransferase, which translates into the protein MIVGLFNDSFPPVMDGVAIAVKNYAYYINKKYGKAYVVTPSFPGYKDEEEYEVIRYFSIPVVLRPPYRFGIPFLDLKAMRKIESIPFDIIHVHSPFSSGVLGLYIAKKRKIPIVASFHTKYYDDFKEATKSDFIARLGVKIIVEFYNRVDEVWTVNSATAETLRDYGFKKEVKIIPNGSDFIPPRNIEEYREKIERLHNLSKEEVVILFVGQMVKQKNVEMLLRSLKVLKDENISFKAILIGTGKDEDYFKKLAEELKIEDRVIFTGKVLDRELLKAYYARADLLAFPSLYDTSALVVKEAAALGCPSLLIKGSTVAEGEGVIDGLNGFLSEDDYINYAKKMKEILSQRELLKKVGENARVTLYKHWEEIVDIVVENYKRLLDKYKGKQ
- a CDS encoding tripartite tricarboxylate transporter substrate binding protein, translated to MFSKKLLVTIALVLIFLITVGSGIDFPTRPVQIIVPWSAGGATDVLFRAIASVFPKYANGQPLVVNNIPGGGAVPGTMEFLRAKPDGYTLLSFAAPILIKSHMDPVEFNADSFEPVILIVNDPCYILVRKDAPWKDLKEYVEYAKQNPGKITIGNGGAGGGTHLAALAFESFAKIKLTHVPFEGGGPAVTALVGGHINSYMGAAPEGLANVDSGQLRILGIFGSKRLEKYPDVPTAKEQGFNFQFGMWRGVAVQKGTPKEIVDRLHTIFYRAMRDPDFQKKAKELSLTLEYRGPASFAKFIKDYDKYYEDLIKSNKLGNKYKY